ACAATATAACCTTTTTCGTCTAAAGTTTTGTCAACTGCAGCAGCATATATGGTAACATCAGGATGTTCTTTGTTTATTGTCTTTATCCCGTCCTCTGATGCAATTATGCACATAAGCTTTATACTTTTTACTCCTTTTTCTTTTAAGTACTGTATAGCCAAAGATGCCGAACCGCCGGTGGCAAGCATGGGATCCAAAATAACAATCTCCCTTTCTTCTGCATCTTCAGGCAGCTTGCAATAATATTCCACAGGCTTTAATGTATCAGGCTCCCTGTACAAACCTATGTGACCTACTTTAGCCATGGGCAAAAGATTTAATATCCCGTCTGCCATTCCAAGCCCGGCCCTTAGTATAGGTACAATTCCCAGTTTCTTGCCTGATAAAACTTTTGCCTTTGCCACTCCCACAGGAGTCTCTATTTCCACCTCTTTAAGAGGCATTTCCCTTGTTACTTCATACCCCATCAGCATGGATATTTCTAAAACAAGTTCCCTGAATTCTTTTGTTTTGGTATTTTTATCCCTTAACAGCGATATCTTGTGCTGGATTAGAGGATGATCTAAAACAATAAGGTTTTCCATTTCTGCCACTCCTATTATCGGTTTATTCCTTTATATATATATACTTTTTTTCTATTTCACTAATTTTATCTATCCTCTTTTT
The genomic region above belongs to Acetivibrio saccincola and contains:
- the upp gene encoding uracil phosphoribosyltransferase encodes the protein MENLIVLDHPLIQHKISLLRDKNTKTKEFRELVLEISMLMGYEVTREMPLKEVEIETPVGVAKAKVLSGKKLGIVPILRAGLGMADGILNLLPMAKVGHIGLYREPDTLKPVEYYCKLPEDAEEREIVILDPMLATGGSASLAIQYLKEKGVKSIKLMCIIASEDGIKTINKEHPDVTIYAAAVDKTLDEKGYIVPGLGDAGDRLFGTK